The nucleotide window GAGCTGTCCCCCGAGGCCCGAACGGCGTGGTGGCTTGCCGCACGCGCGGCCGGCGAGGAGGAGTGGCTCGCCCCGCTCGTCGACACGTGTCCGGTGCGGGAGTACGAGGCGACCGACCTCGCGTTCACGACCCGGGTCACCCACGCCCGGCTGATTTGCGGCGACGCCGTCTACGACCTCCACACCGCGATGGAGGCGTTCGACCGAGTCGAGGCGGCCACGGTCCCGGCGTCACTGGCGAGCGGCGACAGCCGCCCCGAGCCCGCGGACGCCGATCTCGAGCCGGCAATGGCCCAGTTTGCTCACCTTCGCCGCCGGTTCCACCTGCTCTACGTGTACTACCACGGGTATCGGCAGTTCGCCGAGGAGGTCCTCGGCGTCGACATCGAGACGTGGTTCGCGCTTCATCCGGACGGCCAGGCACTCCTCGAGCGTGTCACGGGCCTCTTCGACCTGGCGGACGAACTCACCACCGAGGATGCCGCTGGTGAGTCGAAGGGCGATGCAGGTGACGGCGACCGGCTGGCCGATGAACGCGTCGAGTGGCGGGCCGACGAAGCCGAGATCACGCTCGGGGAGGCGGCGGATCGGTTCTGTGCGATGCAGGTCGATCGCTGGACGGCGAGCGTCGACACGGTGTCCTGGAACGTCCCCGGGTGAAGCTCGTCCAGGAGCCGTCCGACTGACGGTCGACCAGTGGGTTCGTCGCGAGGCACGTCGACGGTGGGGAATAAACACCCCGCAGTCGTCGCTTTGAGAGGCGTCGCCACCGTGTTTCGTGCTGGTGAGCACCTAGCGGCCCGTCGCGGCCGTGTGGTCAGCGGCCTCCCGTACAGTCATCCTCGATCACGAGGTCGCGCACCGGTTCACAGCCTTCGGTCCGCCAGACGCGACCCGTGTGCGCCTCGACGTAGCGGAGGTAGCTGTCCTTGGGTGTGCGTGGTTCGTAGCGCACGCGCCGGCGCTCGCCCAGCGGGTCCGTATACTCGATGGTAAACCCGCAGTCGGTCATGGGCGGTCACGTCTCGACGCGTATGGCGCTACCACGGCGATCTCGGCCGCGAACGGGTTGTGTTTGCTTTGCTTCGATGCTGTTCCGCTGATGTCGTGACCCGGTTGCTTATTCCGGGTTAGCGTCTTGGCTGACATGCTGGTTAACTCCAGCCCGGTCGAGGGGCGTTGCACCGCCCCGCGGCCTTCTTGGGCCGACTCCCGAGCTCTTTCACTTACTACTACAACGGCGCACAACTTAACCCTTAGTATTTGAGGGTTAGATTCTATGGCCCAAACTATACGCTATGGTGGCTTAAGGCAGGTGCATGAGTATCGGCGGGCAGCCATCAATGCTTGACGAGGAAGATCTTGGACCGGCTGATGAGGCGCTACTTGATATGTTGCGGGAGGGTCGTGTGACAGCCCCATATGCAGCTGACAAGACAGGGTACAGCCTCCAATATGTCAGGGATCGGCTCGGACGGCTCGTGGAACACGGCAACGCGCGAAAGGTATACGAGGGCTTGTACGAGCTAATCGAAGACCCACGTCGTAAAACATCATAGACCGTCAAAGGAAGCTGTTGGGCGTTAGGTTCTGAACTCAGCTAACCAACTCAACTGATAGCTTCAGTATCCCAAAGTAGACGTTTCGGGACCTGACTCAGCCTTCCACCATTGTCGGAATCGCGTGACTCGTGATCGAGACAGTTCCCCCTGACAAGGTCTACAACGGTCACTATGTAGCGTATCGAGCCACCTCTTGCTTCACCATGTGAGTCCCTCGTACGTCATTCCCGACGTTGGAGTGATGCCGTTCCTGCCATCGATTACGATGGGTGAGTCCATCTGCCTGAATTCCTCACCCAGCGACTCGAACTCGTTCCAGTCGGTGACGATCAGGGCGGCATCGGCTCGTTCGATGGCCGCCGCTGCCGAGTCAGCGTACTCAAGACCAGGGAACTGTTTCCGCATATTGTCGGTCGCGACTGGGTCAAAGGCGACCACGTTCGCATTACGCTCATGAAGTCCCTCTATCACGGGAATCGCGCGCGAGTTCCGGATGTCGTCGGTGCCGGGTTTGAACGCGAGGCCGAGGATGGCGATTCGGCTTCCCTCCACCTCAACGTGCCGTTCGAGGAGGGCAAGCAGCCGCTCTGGTTGGTGGTTGTTCACCTCGACGGCCGCCTTGAGCACAGCCGGCGTGTACCCCGCGGCTTTCGCGGCGGCGATGAGCGCGTTCGTGTCCTTCGGGAAGCAGCTACCGCCCCAGCCGAGGCCGGAGCGAAGGAACTGTTCGCCGATCCGATCGTCCAGCCCGATGGCGTCTGCGATCTCGTAAGCGTCGAGGCCGAATTCCTTGCAGATGTTTCCGAGGTCGTTGATGAGGCTGATCTTTGCAGCGAGGAAGGCGTTGTTGGCGTACTTGATCATTGACGCCGTGGCCGGGTCCGTGGTGATGACTGCGGGCTCGTGTTGGTTGAGAAGGGGGTGGAAGACCTCTTGGAGCTGGTTAATCGCCCACTCCGTATCGGCCCCAAAGACGAGCTTGTCGGGGTGCATGAAGTCCGTGACCGCAGTTCCCTCGCGGAGGAACTCCGGGTTCATACCGAAGGCCACTCGCCCGTCGGTGTCTGTGGCGAGTGGTTCGCCGAGTCCAGTCTCAATGGCCTTAGCGATGTCCGGGAGTGCCGGAGGGACGACAGTGCTCTTCACGACCACGAGGTGGCGGTCGTTCGTATCGGCGAGTGCCTCGCCCATCATTTCGGCGGCGGCTTCAAGGGGGGCCGTGTCGATGCTGCCGTCCTCCCGCGAGGGAGTCTGAATGGCGAGGAACGTGACGGTCGCATCAGAGACGGAGTCGTATGAGGTAGTTGCAGTGAGGGTGGTCCCAGCATTGGCGGCGACGAGGTCGTCGAGACCCGGTTCGTGGACCGGTGAGGTTCCGGCGTTCAGCGCGTCGACGACATCCTCGTCGATATCAATCGCAGTTACCTCGTGGCCGAGCTCCGCGAGCGACGCGGCGAGGGTCGTCCCCACGTAGCCGGAGCCGACGACGTTAATCTTCATTGGTGTGTACGGGTCGGCCGACTATCATGAGCGTTTGGCATTCAGCGTAGGATGAATAAACAAGGAACTTATTTGTAGCAGTAGCAACAGGACCGCGGTATGCAAGCAGTCGTTCTCGCGGCCGGAGAGGGAACACGTCTCCGCCCGCTCACCGAGGACAAGCCGAAAGGCATGGTCGAGGTGGATGGAAAGCCTATCCTCACGCACTGTTTCGACAACATGGTTGAACTCGGTGCAACTGAGTTGATCGTTGTCGTCGGGTATCTTAAGGAGACGATCATCGAGCACTATGGTGATTCGTACGATGGCATTCCAATCACGTACGCCCATCAGCGCGAGCAGAAAGGGCTCGCTCATGCGCTGTTGACTGTCGAAGACCACATCGACGACGACTTCATGCTCATCCTCGGCGACAACGTGTTTGAGGCGAATCTCGGCGACGTTGTACAGCGACAGCAGGAAGATCGGGCGGACGCGGCATTCCTCGTTGAGGAAGTTCCCTGGGAAGAGGCAAGCCGCTATGGAGTGTGTGATACGAACAAGTACGGCGAAATCGTGGATGTAGTTGAGAAACCTGAGGATCCACCGTCGAACCTGGTGATGACCGGGTTCTACACCTTTACACCCGCGATATTCCACGCATGTCATTTGGTCCAGCCGTCAAACCGGGGAGAGTATGAGATCTCCGATGCAGTGGGGCTCTTGCTGGCGAGCGGACGGACAATCGACGCGTTGGCCTTGGATGGCTGGCGGATGGACATCGGCTATCCCGAGGACCGGGATGAGGCAGAGCAGCGACTGGCGGTTGATGATCAGGAGGCCAAGGCAGAAGCGTAGGGGTTCTTCTGCTCAGAGTTGGTTAAAGGACCCCCAGGTTTGTCCGCAATCTATCATACCCAGTCGATTGCGAGCGAAGTACAGATATTAAATGCGGCCACGCTTTAGGAGGGTTTTACTGGTAACATAATCCCCATCATCTCGTCAACAATTATGATTTTTCTGAGATGGTGAAAGCTCACTTTCTTACGTTCGGTAGTATGTTCGAAACCGAACTTGACCCGTCATTCTAATCATACTCTCGGTTTAAATTTATATAATAGAATCTAAATTGGGTAGATTATGGCGTACTGTGGAATTGAATAACGGCGATATCAGATAAAGTGTAGTGAAATACAACACGACTCCTGTCGATATCAAAATTAACAAGCTAAATATCGCACCAACACCAGATAGCTGAACGGCTCTCCGGAAAATAGCTAAAGCGATTCCCATAAATGAAGAAGCGAATAATTGGAGGGTAATCTCCCAAATAGGCAAGGAAAAATCAATTTGCGATCGAATTCTCGTATACGAGTAGAAAAGACCAATAAGGGCAGATAGAATAGTTGCCACAGCTGCGCCAGTCCAACCGAACACTAGGATGAGGGCCCCATTTAGAAATATATTCAACACTATGAAAATAAGATTTATCTTAAATGAAATGTCTGGTCGATCTATCCCATTGAGAGCATTAAGAAATTGCCGTTGATACCCATAGATAAGACTTGCGAGAATCAACAATGTCAATATTAAATCACCCTTTGCAAATTCTGGACCATAGATTGATAGTATTTCCTCTCCAAGTAGTACGCTCCCAAAAACGCCAGGGATCATAAACAATCCAGAAAAGGTGATGGCGCGATTTACAAGAGTCCCTACCTCATCACCGGCGCCATGTGCTTGGGCCCTACTTATCTCAGGAAACATTACTTGACGAATCGCCGTATTAAATATATTTAGAAATTGGGATATTGACCACGTTATTGAGTAGATCCCTACAAGAGAAGGAGATACTAAAGCAGCAAGCACCACTATATCAACATCCTTGAATGTTCTATTTTCGAATTCGCCTAACCACGAGTATTTGGCATAAGAAAATATATTAGTTATATGCTTGGTTTTCGGAGTAGAAATACTTAGGGGGGCAAAAATAATGCCGACAAGGATGGCCATTAAGAATCCAAACCCATACCCGAAAACCATTCCAGTTAACCCCATACCAGCGAAAACAAGAATTATTTGCACCAAGCTTCTTGTAGCAATTCGAATTCCGTAGATTACACCAGCAATGTGGACACGGTGGTGTCCGTTTAAGATTGCTTTTATAATTGATTGACTTAATGCCAGACCTAATAGAGGAATTGCAAAATTATAGTTACCTCCAGTGTATTCGTCTATTGGTGACCTATTTAAATATATTAAAATTGATATACAGACAAAAAAGGCTCCGATTAATAATGCTCCCGCAGAGGTGTACTCTGCGTTGTTATCGCCTTCACTAATTCGCTTTACCATCGCCGTCGATAATCCGAGATCTCCACCCAGTTTTAACCAAGCAAGCAGGGCGACAGTCCCCGCATAATATCCCATTACCTCTGGCCCTAACTTATTCGCGAAGTATATTGTC belongs to Halorarum halophilum and includes:
- a CDS encoding MarR family transcriptional regulator, coding for MSIGGQPSMLDEEDLGPADEALLDMLREGRVTAPYAADKTGYSLQYVRDRLGRLVEHGNARKVYEGLYELIEDPRRKTS
- the aglM gene encoding UDP-glucose 6-dehydrogenase AglM; protein product: MKINVVGSGYVGTTLAASLAELGHEVTAIDIDEDVVDALNAGTSPVHEPGLDDLVAANAGTTLTATTSYDSVSDATVTFLAIQTPSREDGSIDTAPLEAAAEMMGEALADTNDRHLVVVKSTVVPPALPDIAKAIETGLGEPLATDTDGRVAFGMNPEFLREGTAVTDFMHPDKLVFGADTEWAINQLQEVFHPLLNQHEPAVITTDPATASMIKYANNAFLAAKISLINDLGNICKEFGLDAYEIADAIGLDDRIGEQFLRSGLGWGGSCFPKDTNALIAAAKAAGYTPAVLKAAVEVNNHQPERLLALLERHVEVEGSRIAILGLAFKPGTDDIRNSRAIPVIEGLHERNANVVAFDPVATDNMRKQFPGLEYADSAAAAIERADAALIVTDWNEFESLGEEFRQMDSPIVIDGRNGITPTSGMTYEGLTW
- the aglF gene encoding UTP--glucose-1-phosphate uridylyltransferase AglF, encoding MQAVVLAAGEGTRLRPLTEDKPKGMVEVDGKPILTHCFDNMVELGATELIVVVGYLKETIIEHYGDSYDGIPITYAHQREQKGLAHALLTVEDHIDDDFMLILGDNVFEANLGDVVQRQQEDRADAAFLVEEVPWEEASRYGVCDTNKYGEIVDVVEKPEDPPSNLVMTGFYTFTPAIFHACHLVQPSNRGEYEISDAVGLLLASGRTIDALALDGWRMDIGYPEDRDEAEQRLAVDDQEAKAEA
- a CDS encoding lipopolysaccharide biosynthesis protein; the protein is MNIGKQSFIVFVSKYVGSLLGFAATIYFANKLGPEVMGYYAGTVALLAWLKLGGDLGLSTAMVKRISEGDNNAEYTSAGALLIGAFFVCISILIYLNRSPIDEYTGGNYNFAIPLLGLALSQSIIKAILNGHHRVHIAGVIYGIRIATRSLVQIILVFAGMGLTGMVFGYGFGFLMAILVGIIFAPLSISTPKTKHITNIFSYAKYSWLGEFENRTFKDVDIVVLAALVSPSLVGIYSITWSISQFLNIFNTAIRQVMFPEISRAQAHGAGDEVGTLVNRAITFSGLFMIPGVFGSVLLGEEILSIYGPEFAKGDLILTLLILASLIYGYQRQFLNALNGIDRPDISFKINLIFIVLNIFLNGALILVFGWTGAAVATILSALIGLFYSYTRIRSQIDFSLPIWEITLQLFASSFMGIALAIFRRAVQLSGVGAIFSLLILISTGVVLYFTTLYLISPLFNSTVRHNLPNLDSII